The following proteins come from a genomic window of Trifolium pratense cultivar HEN17-A07 linkage group LG4, ARS_RC_1.1, whole genome shotgun sequence:
- the LOC123919900 gene encoding xyloglucan endotransglucosylase/hydrolase protein 31-like yields MPLSSSPPSNFFHMVPILCLLILSLTIFSSNAQGPPSPGYYPNSKISPISFSQGFRNLWGPQHQKLDQNSLTIWLDSNTGSGFKSLHSYKSGYFGADIKLQPGYTAGVITSLYLSNNQDFPGNHDEVDIEFLGTTPGKPYVLQTNVYIKGSGDRNVIGREMQFHLWFDPTQDFHNYAILWKASEIIFLVDDVPIRRYPRKSDATYPSRPMYVYGSIWDASSWATEDGKYKADYRYQPFVGRYKNFKLQGCTTQSPSSCQSPSGSPSGYSSLSPQQYMAMQWVQNNHMVYNYCHDPRRDHNLIPEC; encoded by the exons ATGCCATTATCATCATCACCACCCTCTAATTTCTTTCATATGGTTCCTATATTATGTCTTCTTATACTATCACTCACAATCTTTTCTTCTAATGCTCAGGGTCCACCTTCACCTGGCTACTACCCTAATTCCAAAATTAGTCCTATTTCCTTTAGTCAAGGCTTTAGAAACCTTTGGGGACCTCAACATCAAAAATTGGACCAAAACTCATTAACAATATGGCTTGACTCCAACACag GTAGTGGATTCAAGTCACTTCACTCATATAAATCTGGATACTTTGGTGCTGATATTAAGCTTCAACCTGGCTATACTGCTGGAGTTATTACTTCTCTCTAT CTTTCAAATAATCAAGATTTTCCAGGAAACCATGATGAAGTTGACATTGAGTTTCTTGGCACAACACCAGGTAAGCCATATGTGTTGCAGACAAATGTATATATCAAAGGAAGTGGAGATAGGAATGTTATAGGAAGAGAGATGCAGTTTCATCTTTGGTTTGACCCAACTCAAGATTTTCACAACTATGCTATTCTATGGAAAGCCAGTGAGAtaat ATTTTTAGTAGATGATGTTCCCATAAGAAGGTATCCTAGGAAAAGTGATGCCACCTACCCTTCAAGACCAATGTATGTGTATGGTTCAATTTGGGATGCATCTTCTTGGGCAACAGAAGATGGAAAATACAAAGCAGATTATAGATACCAACCCTTTGTTGGAAGgtacaaaaatttcaaattacaAGGTTGTACCACACAAAGCCCTTCCTCATGTCAATCTCCCTCTGGCTCTCCATCTGGCTATAGTAGCCTTAGCCCTCAACAATATATGGCTATGCAATGGGTCCAAAATAATCATATGGTGTATAATTATTGTCATGACCCTAGAAGAGACCACAATCTTATCCCTGAGTGTTAA